One Hyphomonadaceae bacterium BL14 genomic window, TGATCCTGCAGGAGATCGACCCCGCACCCTTCTCGGCGGCGGAGGATGCGGCCATCGCGGCGGGCCTGTCGCCCCTGCCCACCGATGATGGCGGCCAGATTTTCTTCGGCCTCACCGCGCGCAATGCCATTGATGAGGCCCGGCGCATTGCCTTCTTTGATCCGCGTGACGAGGCGCGGCTGGAGTACGAGATCGTGCGCGCCATCACCGAGCTGGAGCGCGCGCGCACGCCGGTCATCGCCATCGCCACCTCCCTGCCGCTGGCCCCGGCACGGGGCGGGACGGCGTCCAATCCGGTTTTCACGGATCTGGCCGAAACCTATGAGCTCATCTGGCTGGACGAGGATTTCGACGCCATTCCGGCTGAGACCGATGCGCTCTTCCTGATCCATCCCGAGCCTTTGAGCGATGCCCAGACCTATCTGGTGGACCAGTTCGTGCTGTCGCGCGGCCGGGTGCTGGCGGCGGTGGATCCGCTGTCCCACTACGCGCTGAAGCCCGGTCCGGACGGGCTGCCGCCGCTGCGTGCCCGGCGCGAGTCTGATCTGGGCGGGCTGTTGTCCCACTGGGGCGTGCTCTACGACGTCAACACCGTGGCCATGGATGCCGAGGCCGGCCTGCCGGTGCAGATCCAGGAGGCCGGACGCACGCGCATGCGCGCCTATCCGCTCTGGTTCTCGGTCCCGCCTGCGGGTCTGGATCGCGACCTGCCGGCTGTCGCCGCGCTGTCGCGGGGGATCAATCTGGGCTCGCCCGGCGCGCTGTCGCCCCTGCCGGGCCTTGAAAGCCGTTTCTCGGCGCTGATCCGCACCGGGCCTGACGCGGCCCGGCTGGACGTGGACCGTGCCGCCGCCTCGCCCTCGCCCGAAGACCTGATGCGCGATTACGAGACCGCTGCCGACGCGCCGCTGGTGCTCGGCGCGCGTGTGTCAGGCCGCTTCGCCAGCGCCTTCCCCGATGGCCCGCCGGCAGGCGAGGGCGTGTTCGCGCCCGGCGATCATCTCGACCGCTCGGCCGTGGACGCCGAAATTGTCATCCTGGCAGACTCAGACCTGTTCGATCCGGCCTTTTTCCGGCGCAATGACCCGGTCCAGGGCCAGCAAGTGGTCGCCGACAATCTGGCGCTCGTGCTCAATCTCACCGACTGGCTGGCGGGCGATCCGGCGCTGGTGGGCTTGCGCGCACGGGCCAGCTCGGCCCGGCCCATGGTGCGCGTTGACCGTCTGCGCAGCGAGGCGGAAGCGCGCTATCTGACCCTGGAAGACCAGTTGCAGGTGAGCCTTCAGGATGCCGAGGCGCGCCTGGCCGAGCTCAGCCGCACAGGCCGCGCCTCGGC contains:
- a CDS encoding Gldg family protein; this translates as MRAGRFIAVMIASLVLGFAGLNLFLRATLEGVRLDLTESQLYRLSPGALAMIGRLDEPVSLTFYYSRAEAAHYPAVXAYGARVRELLRTLAARSGGRLILQEIDPAPFSAAEDAAIAAGLSPLPTDDGGQIFFGLTARNAIDEARRIAFFDPRDEARLEYEIVRAITELERARTPVIAIATSLPLAPARGGTASNPVFTDLAETYELIWLDEDFDAIPAETDALFLIHPEPLSDAQTYLVDQFVLSRGRVLAAVDPLSHYALKPGPDGLPPLRARRESDLGGLLSHWGVLYDVNTVAMDAEAGLPVQIQEAGRTRMRAYPLWFSVPPAGLDRDLPAVAALSRGINLGSPGALSPLPGLESRFSALIRTGPDAARLDVDRAAASPSPEDLMRDYETAADAPLVLGARVSGRFASAFPDGPPAGEGVFAPGDHLDRSAVDAEIVILADSDLFDPAFFRRNDPVQGQQVVADNLALVLNLTDWLAGDPALVGLRARASSARPMVRVDRLRSEAEARYLTLEDQLQVSLQDAEARLAELSRTGRASALGGAETAGTVEADALRATIADARTRLRGIERGFRVEIDALERALMIWTLWVPAGGVILAGAGFGLYRRWRRP